One Gemmatimonadaceae bacterium genomic window, ATGTCGAGATCCCAAGCGACGTCAAATACATAGAACAAGTGGTCGAGCTCGCGACACGTCAGTGTCGCGAGTTGCATCTGCCTCCGCACAAATGCTCCCTCAACGTCCCGGTGGCGCTTTCGGAGGCGCTGTCGAACGCCATTCTCCGCGGCAATGCCAACGGCCAGGGAAAGGTGCGGATTCGCGCGGTGATAAGGGACGACGCCGTCGTGTTCGACATAACGGACGAAGGAGCCGATTTCGACATCGACGCGATGCGAGTCGAGCCAACACCCGAGACCATCCTGCGCGAGGAGGGCCGGGGCCTCTTTCTCATGCACCGCCTCATGGACAGAGTCGAGCACAGCTATGATCGCGGCAACAAAATAAGACTCACACTCCGTCGCAAATGAGAGAGCTCGAGACGGTCCTCGTTGCATTCCGCGACATAACGCAATGCGAGGCTGCCGTCTGGAGGGCTCCCGAGGGGGATGTTGACGCGCTTGTCCCGGTGGCGCGCTCCGGCCCGCGGCTCGAACGTCCCGACAAGGTTCCGGTTGGGAAGGACGCCAGTCCAATCGCGTCGAACGACGGCAAGATGCTCGTCGCGCAGGTGCCGGGCATCAAGCGGACCTGGCTGGCCGTCGCGCCGTGCGAGCCCGGAGGTGAACCAGAGGAAAAGCATCTCCGGCTCCTGCTGCCGTTTGTCGTGCAGGTTCTTCGCGGTGCGCAAGAGGTCGACCACGCTGCGCTCGAGCTCGCAGAGCGATACGAGGAGATCAATCTTCTCTACACGATCGGTGAGATTCTCGGCCGCACGGTGACGCTCGAGGAGGCGGCAACCACAATCCTCACCGAGATATCGGAAACCGTCGGTGCGCGGCACGCATCGATTCTGGTTCACGACCCGACGACTGATACGCTGCACGTCGTTGCGGCGATCGGTCATGGCTCGCAGGGCGGCCCGCCAATCGCCGTCAACGATCCCGTCTGTGTCTCGGCGCGCGTGTTCCGCACGCAGCACCCGCTGACTGTAGACGAGGGCGAGATGGTTTGTGACGCCGAACGGCCGTATCGGCGCGGGCAGATGCTGTCTGTCCCGATCATGTGGACCACCCCGTCGGGCGGCGAGCCGCTCGGCGTCGTCAATCTTTCGGACCGCAGGTCGCACCAGCCGTACAGCGCCGGGGATCAGAAGCTCGTTGCCGCGATAGCAACGCAGATTGGAACCGCGATTCAGAACGCCCGGCTCGTGCGGGCATCGCTCGAGCAGCAGCGGCTGCTACAGGAGATGAATCTGGCCCACGATCTCCAGATGAAGCTCCTGCCGAATCCTGCGATCGTCGCGCCGGAAGCAAAAGTCGCTGCGCGTGTCGTTCCCGCAGAAAGCGTCGGTGGAGATTTCTATCATCTCTTCCGCATTCCGGGAGGACGAACGGGCGTCATGATAGGCGACGTGTCGGGTCATGGGTATCGCGCCGCCCTCATCATGGCCCTTGCGATGAGCGCCGCCGCCATCCATGCGCAGAATGCGGCCGACCCCGGTGAGATGCTGTCGATGCTCCTTGGGACTCTCCGGGAGGAGCTTGCGACGACCGAGATGTTCATCTCGATGTTCTTCGGCGTGCTCGAAAAAAAATCCTCGACTCTGCGGTACTCGAACACGGGTCATCCTCACGCGTTCATCTTCGGATCGTCGGGCCCACCTCGACGGCTCCACGCGCACGGCCCACCACTTGGCATGACCGACGAAGCGCCCGGCGCGAACGCCGAGCCGTGGCGAAAGGGTGAAGATCTTCTCGTGCTCTTCACCGACGGCATCATCGATGTCATCAATCCGGCCGGAGACCGGCTCGGCGAGCAGAAGGTTCTCGACGTAGTAAGCGAAAGCCGCGCCCTTCATCCGGACGAGATTTTGCGGCGTGTGTTCGACATGCTCGGCGAGTATACCGGCGGCGCGCCGAGTGCCGACGACCTGACGCTGCTCGTCCTGCGAAGCTGACCGTTGCCCCGTAAGCGGGGCTTTCCCCCCGTACTCAAGCGGTTCGGGCAGCATTTTCTGAACGATCGCGACGCGCTGACGGCGATCGCCGACGCGGCTCAACTCGACAAGAGCGACGTTGTGGTTGAGATCGGACCTGGCAGAGGTGCGCTGACGGACTTGCTGCTCGAGCGTGCCGGCCGCGTCATCGCTGTTGAGATCGATCGTGAGCTGGTGGACAGGCTGCGAAAATCCCACGAAGGGGTCTCTCGGCTCACCGTGATCGAAGGCGACATCCTCTCACTCAGGTATGAGGACATCGTGGGCCAGCCTTTTTCAGTTGTCGGCAACGTCCCGTACTACATCACGACACCGATTCTCTTCGGGCTGCTGCAGCCACCGCTGCCGGTTCGCGCCGTTCTTCTGGTTCAGGAAGAAGTCGCGGAGCGAATCGTCGCGGCACCCGACTCGCGCGCTTACGGAGCGCTGTCGGTGAATGTCCAGGCGGTTGCGCGAGCGGAAATCGTGAGAAGCGTGCCCGCGAGCGCATTCACGCCGCCGCCCAAGGTCGAATCGTCGGTGATGAGGTTCACGCCACTGGAAACGCCGCTCGTTCCGCTGGATGAGCTGGTAGAATTTCGGACGTTCGTGCAAGCCGCGTTCGGTATGCGGCGCAAGCAGCTCGCGAACATCCTGCGATCAGTACGAAGTCTGTCACTCGACGAGGCCACGGCCGTGCTCGAAGGGCATGGGGTCGACCCCCGAGCGCGGCCCGAGACTCTTTCTCCTTCCCAGCTAGCGGTGCTGATGCGGGCGAGTCGCTCGTGAGCCCACATGCTCGCGGCTGGAGCGTTACAGCAGGAACCTAGGCCTGAACGTCGTCAGTCGCCCTTATTCGTGAGAGCGAACGTGAGACCCTCGAGCTCCATCGCCATATTGACGGTGCGGAGAGCAACATCGTCGGGCACGTTGAGCTGCACCGGAGCAAAGCTGAGGATGCCCTTGATGCCCGCCTTCACGGCGCGATCAACGAGCTTTTGCGCCACCTCGGCTGGCACGGCGAGCACGGCGATCTGGAAGTTGTGAGCGACGATGTCACGCTCGAGCTGCGCCTCGTCCCGCACCGTGACGCTTCCCCAGCGTGTCCCGATCTTGGACGGATCGCTGTCGTAAACTCCGCTCACGATGAAGCCGCGCTCAGCGAAGCCGGCATAGCGGGCGAGAGCCGCGCCAATCTTCCCTGCGCCGATGATGCACACCCGCCATTGGCGGCCAAGGCCGAGAATCTTGCGGAGGCGCGACGAGAGCTCGGGTACGGAGTAACCGAGACCCCGCTTGCCGAACGATCCAAAGAACGACAGGTCTTTTCTGACCTGTGCCGAAGTGGTGCCGCCAAGCTTGGCGAGGTCGTCGCTCGATGTTGTCCGAACTCCGCGAGCTTCGATTTCGTCGAGGAAGCTGAGGTAGAGAGACAGGCGGCGTATTGTTGATTCAGCTATCCGTTTCACGCAGGCTTGTGAATTAGTTCACAAGTTAGTGGAACTGCGAGTCGGTCGGCAAGGAAACAGCCTTTATCCTTTTCCGTTTCCGTACGGGTACGGGGACCGGCTGACGGGAAACAGCTGACGCGCAACGGATTATTTTGATTTCAATGGCAGTGCATGTGACTTCGGAGATCGGCAGGCTAAAGTCAGTCCTCGTCCACCCTCCGGGCGCCGAGCTCTACGCGGTGACCCCCTCGACAAGAGAAGATTACCTCTACGACGACATCATGGACGTGCCGGCGGCGCAGCGCGAGCACCGTCGATTCGTCGCAATCCTCGAGCGTTTTGCCGAGGTGCACTACGTACATGATCTCCTGACGGAAGTTCTTTCCGACGCGGACGTAAAGCAGCTGCTGATTCGCGACACGCTCGACATTCTGCCGTCCGTTCCCCTAGCGCGCGAGCTCGAGGAAATGGCTCCCGCCGATCTGGCCCGCGCGCTCATCGAAGGCCGCGAGGAAGCACCGGGCCCCCTCGCCAGCGCGCTCAATGAGGGTGGCTACGCCCTGCCGCCGCTGCCCAATCTGTTCTTCACGCGCGACGTCGCAGTCGGCCTGAACGAGCACATCATGATCGGGTCGATGCGCTACAGCATCCGCTGGACTGAAGCGCTTGTGATGAAAGCCATTTTCACCCACAACCCGCGTCTGCAGAACAAGGGGATTGTCTACGACGGCTCCATGGAGCACAGGCTGAACTACACACTGGAGGGCGGAGACGTCCACCCGATACGCCGCAACACGCTGATGATCGGGTTCAGCGAGCGGTCGAGTCCGGCCGCGATCGACCAGCTGGCTTCAGTGCTCTTCGCCAACACCGACATCGAGGACCTGATCATCGTCGTGATGCCAGGCGAAGACATCGCGATCCATCTCGACATGATCTTCACGCAGGTCGATAGGCAGCTGTGCGTGGTTCATCCTCCGCATTTCATCGGGCCGGGCCGGCTGCCGATCCTGCTCTGGAAAAAGGGCGCGTCGAGCATGCGTGAGATGCCGAGCGTGTTTTCGGCGCTCGCCGAATGCGGCGTTCCCATGGAGCCGGTGTTGTGTGGTGGCGAGCGGCGAATGATGCAGGAGAGGGAGCAGTGGTCGTCGGGCTGCAATTTCGTTGCAGTCCGGCCGGGCCTTGTCCTATCATATGCGCGCAATGAGCTCACACACCGGGAAATGGAGAAGGCGGGATTCGATATCATCAACGCGGGTGATTTTCTCTCGGGAGAGCGAGCGATTTCTGAGGAGAGTCGAGCCGTCATTACTTTCGACGGTGGCGAGCTGGTGCGCGGCGGCGGTGGAGCGCGGTGCATGACGTGTCCTCTGGTCAGGGACGAGCCGTGGAGCTGACACGGGTGGGAACCGCGCGAGCCAACGAAACGGCGCGCGGCATTGGCACGCGAATGGAATCGACGATCCTTGCTGAGCGGGCGGCGCACTTCCTCGAGAGCGGGCCTGCCGATCCCGTGGCGCTGATCAGTCACGTCTGCAATCTCCCGGGCGCTCCGCTCATCGTGGCCGAGCACATGGCGCAGGCAATCTTCTCCGGCCGTCCCGAATTCGTGCGTGACGATGTCGGCAGGTGGCTCCTCCATGCTCCAGCGCCTGCGTACACTGTTGAGATCGACATGTCAGACGTCGACTTCGATACCGCGCTGGCGCGTGCGCGGCGTCCCGACCCCGACGTCCTCAGCGGACTCTCGTACGTGGTGGTCGACGTGGAGACCACAGGCACTCGCCATTACGCCGGAGACCGGATTACCGAGATAGCTGCGGTTGTAGTGCGCGACGGGCGCGTGACCGAAGTGTTCGAGACGCTCGTGAATCCTCAGCGTTCGATTCCTCCGTTTGTGACGCAGCTCACGAACATCACGTGGGAGATGGTCAAGGACGCGCCCACATTTCGAAAGGTCGAATCGCAGCTACTCGATGTGATGGCGGGACATGTCTTCGTTGCACACAACGCGAACTTCGACTGGCGCTTCATCTCGAGCGAGGTGCGGCGCGCATCCGGCCGCGAGCTCATCGGCCGGCGCCTCTGCACGGTGAAGCTCGCTCGGCGGCTTCTCCCGCAGCTGCCTCGGCGGTCGCTCGACTACATCGCGGGATACTACGGAGTGGAGATAACGGCGCGTCACCGCGCAGGGGGCGATGCAATAGCGACCGCTCATTGCCTGCTGCGTCTGCTTTCGGATGCAGCCGACCGAGGTTGTCTCACCTGGAGCGACCTCGATTTCATGATCGGGTTCCGCGCGCGCGCCCGTCGCGCCCGCCGTCGCCGGTCAGCGATGCCGGGCCCCGCGAATACGGACATGACGGCGTGAGCGCGCCGACGCCGCTGGTTGAGAAGCGTGTGGTCGGTGGGCTGACAATCCACGCAATTCAGTCCGGCGGTCAGAAGCTCGACGGTGGCGCGATGTTCGGCGTCGTACCCAAGGTGCTGTGGGAACGGCGGATTCCAGCAGACGAGCGCAACCGCATTCAGCTGGGGATGCGCTGCCTGTTGATCGAGCACGCTTCCGGACTCGTGCTTATCGATACCGGAGCCGGAAACAAGGAAGATCAGAAATTCAAAGCCATGTACGGAATCGAGAACGATGGTGCGGACGGACGGACTTTGCTCGAGGACGGTCTCCGCGAAATTGGCGCGCGCCCCGAGGATGTGGCCATCGTGATCAACACTCACCTGCATTTCGATCACGCCGGAGGGAACACCTATCGCGACGAATCAGGCAAGGTAAAGCCGTCATTTCCGAATGCGCGCTATTTCGTGAAGCGCGGCGAGTACGACTACGCGACTCACACCAACGAGCGCACGAGCGCGAGCTACTTCGAGCGCAACTTCATGCCCGTTGTCGCGACGGGCAAATTCGAGTTCGTGAGCCGCGAACGCGAGATAGTGAAAGGGATTCGCGTCGTTCCAACGCCGGGACACACTCCGTTTCATCAGAGCGTTCTCATCGATTCCGGCGGCGAGCGCGCCTTCTTCCTCGGAGACCTGTGCCCGACTCACGCGCACCTGCCTCTCCCCTGGATCATGGGCTACGACGTCGAGCCGCTCGTGACGCTCGAGACCAAGCGGCGGATTCTACGCCAGGCGGAGGACGAGGGCTGGCTCCTCGTGTTCGAGCACGATGCAAGCGTCGCGTGGGGGAGAGTAGAGCACGACGGGAAAGGCTACGGGCTCAAAGGCGACTGACTGTGCAACGCGCACATCGAGCATCTATGACGAAGGGTGAGAAACGATTTGGCGGATTCAACGGATTCGGCGGATGACTGCAAAACTCTTGGGAACTACGGAACAGCATTGCATCAACTCGGACCGTCGTTGCCGTTAACCAAAGAATTTCCGTAGTATCCGCCGAATCCGTTGAATTCGCTGAATCGGTTTTCACCTTCGTCATAGATGCTTGATGCGAGAAGCGGTTGGTTGTCTTGCCCCGATGTCGGAGATCGTTTAGTGTTATGGAGTTACAAGACGAGAAGCAGGCACTCCCGGCGGAGCGCCTCACCCTCTGGCCCTCGCGCTGAATTGAAGCGAGGCGTGCTGAAGGAGTTCATGCCGAGCGGGGCCGGAGGATCATTCCGGTCTCACTTCCGCGCGGGCTTCTCACAAGGGGCTCGCGCTTCTCGTTTTCAGTTTTCTTCAATTAGAGGTAGCCGAGTATTCAGGACACAACAAAACGTGTACGCGTGAACAGGCAGATTCGCATCAGCCCGCTCCGCGTGATCGCCGCCGACGGCGCTCAGCTTGGGATCATGGATGTGGAAGCAGCGCTGGCCGCCGCGGTGGAGCAGGGGCTGGATCTAGTGGAAGTCGCTCCGTTGGCTCGCCCCCCGGTTGTCCGCATCATGGACTACGGGAAATACAAGTTCGAGATGGCCAAGATGGCGCGGCAGGCTAAAAAGAAGCAGCACGTGATCCACCTCAAAGAAGTGAAGTTTCGTCCTGGAATCGAAGAGCACGATTTCGCCACGAAAACGCGTCATGCGCGAGCTTTCCTGGCGGACGGTAACAAGGTGAAGGTGACGCTGATGTTCCGCGGTCGTCAGATCGCGCATCCGGAGCTCGGCCGAATTGTTGTGAATCGGGTGGCGCAGGAGCTGTCCGACGTAGCGAAGGTCGAGACAGAGCCGAAGTTCGAAGGAAAGTTCATGACGATGATTCTCGCGCCGAAGTAAGCGCGAACACCGTCAATCAACGAATACAGAGACTGAAATGCCGAAAATGAAGAGTCACAGGGGCGCGAGAAAGCGCTTCAAGATCACGGGGACAGGCAAGGTCAAGCGCATGAAGGCCTTCAAGAGCCACATCCTCACCAAGAAGACTTCCAAGCGGAAGCGCCGACTTCGCCAGTCAGCGGTGATAACCACGCCCGGCGAAGCAAAGAACATCAAGCGCCTTCTGCAGGCGTAAAGGAGAACCACCATGCCTCGCGTCAGATCGAACGTAGTGCGCTTGAAGCGCAAGAAGCAGGTCATGAAAGCCGCTCGCGGCGCCTTTGGCGCGCGCAGCAAGTTGTGGAAGGCGGCGAAGGAAAACGTCGAGCGTGGCTGGAAATACGCCTACCGCGACCGCAAGAACAAGAAGCGCGATTTCAGGAAGCTATGGATCGTCCGCATCAATGCGGCGGCTCACCAGCACGACATGAGCTACAGCGTATTCATGAATGGACTGAAGCGCGCCGGCGTCGAGATCGATCGAAAAGTGCTGGCGGATATCGCAGTCAATGATCCTGCTGCATTTGGCGCTCTAGCCGAAGCTGCCCGCGCTGCGTTGGCCGCGGCCTAGCCCGCTGTAAGTCATCAAAGGGCGGCCCGGGAACGAAGCAGCGCGACCTTCCGGGGCCGCCTTTTCACATTTCGCCATTCTCATCATCGCCGTCCACGTGAAGCTCCAGGAGTTCATCGCAAGAATCGCCGAAGTCGAGGCGCGGGCCGCTTCGCTCGTTGCAGCAGCGGCGTCCACGGCCGCGCTCGAGGCGGCGCGGCACAGCCTCGTCGGTCGGAAGAGTGGGGAGCTCACCGCTCTCATGAAGGAGCTGCCCGCCCTCTCCCCTGAGGAGCGTCGCGAGGCAGGCGCCGCGGTCAATCGAGCTAAATCCGCCATTGAAAACGCCCTCGATACGCGAGCGATCGATCTGATCAGCGCGAAGACCACAGGCTGCACGATCGATCTCACGATGCCCGCCCGTCGCCACTGGAAAGGAGCAAAGCACCCGGTGACGCTCGTCATCGAGGAGATTGAAGAAATCTTCCGGGAGCTCGGTTTCACGATCGCGCTCGGCCCCGAAGCGGAAACGGAATGGCACAATTTTGGTGCGCTCAATTTTCCGCCCGACCACCCGGCGATGGACATGCACGACACGCTGTACCTCGACGACGGGCTGCTGCTCCGCACGCACACGTCGCCGGTGCAGATCAGGACGCTTCAGAGTTACGAGCCGCCGATACGAATTCTTGCACCGGGCAACGTGTATCGCCGCGACTTCTTCGACGCGTCGCATGCGCCGGTCTTTGCGCAAATCGAAGGACTTGCCGTAGACGAGGGAGTGAGCTTCGTCGACCTGAAAGCGACGCTGACTCGTTTTGCGAATCGCTTTTTCGGAGCGACGCGCACACGGTTCCGCCCCAGCTACTTCCCGTTCACCGAGCCATCGGCCGAGATGGACGTCGAATGCACGCTGTGCAAAGGGTCCGGTTGCGCCGCATGCAAGCACACCGGCTGGTCCGAGATTCTCGGCTCCGGAATGGTCCACCCGTTGGTGCTCGAAGCCTCAGGCGTGGACAGCGAGCGCTACACGGGCTGGGCGTTCGGGATGGGACCGGGCCGGGCGGCAATGCAGCGCTATGGAGTTCCCGACATCCGCCTGCTTTATGATTCCGACATGAGATTCCTGGAACAGTTCGCGGAATGAACGCATCGTACGAGTGGCTGCGCGACTTCGTTCCCTTTGCGCTCAGCCCGGAAGAGCTTCGGGACCTTTTGACTTCGCGAGTCGCGACGGTCGACGACATCGTTCGTCTCCGCGCTGATCTCGACGAGATCGTCGTTGCCCGGGTGGTCGAAGTCGAGCGTCACCCCAACGCCGATCATCTCTGGGTTACGAAAGTCGATGCCGGGTCCGGCGAGCTTCGGGATGTCGTATGCGGAGCCCCCAACGTGACCGCGGGTGCGCTGTATCCTTTCGCTGCCGTTGGCTCGACGCTCCCGGGTGGACTCAAGCTCGAGAAGCGAAAGATCAGAGGAGTCGTATCGGAAGGCATGCTGTGCTCGGCGAGGGAGCTCGACCTCGGGACCGATCACGAAGGCATCATGGCGCTCGACGTGAACGTGAGCCCGGGGACGAAGTTCCTCGATGCCGTCGCCGTCGGTGACGTCCGGCTCGTGGTGGATGTACTGCCGAATCGTCCCGATCTCCTTTCGCACGAAGGATTGGCTCGCGAGATAGCGGCAGCCATCAGTGTCCCGTTGCGCGTGCCCGCGATTCCGGGTCATACCGATTCTCCTGGCCCAGCCGTCGGCAGGCAACCGCACGCGACTGTCATGGTTGAGGATGTCTCTGGATGCCCTCGCTACATGGCAGCCATCATCCGCGACGTAAAAATCGCGCCAAGCCCTTCGTGGCTTGCGGCGCGAGTGGAAGCAGTGGGTTCCCGCTCGATTAACAATGTCGTTGACGCAACGAATTACATGTTGCACGGATTCGGCCAGCCGATGCACGCCTTCGATCTTTCGCGGCTCGAAGGAAATCGGATCGTCGTTCGCCGCGCACGAAACGGTGAAAAGATCAGAACACTGGACGGCATCGAGCGCATCCTCGATCCCGAGATGACCGTCATCGCGGACGGCAGCAGCGCGCAGGCGATCGCGGGCGTAATCGGCGGAGAAGGCAGCGAGGTCACCGATGCGACAACGGACATTCTGCTCGAGGTTGCGTCGTTCGACGCGCGGCGAGTGCGTGCCACTCGCCGGAAGCTCGGCGTATCGAGCGATGCCAGCTATCGGTTCGAGCGGGGCGTCGACGCCCATGCGTGTTCCCGCCATCTCCGATACGCGATCGAGCTCATCACGGCGGTGGCCGGAGGCACGCTTGACGGCGACCCTGCGGATGTTTGCGCAACGCTTCCCATACCGCCCGTGATTCCGGTTCGCAGCCAGCGTATCGAGACACTGCTCGGTGAGGCGATCGATAGCGAAGAGATCGACCGGGAACTAACGTCGATCGGGTTCTCAGTCGCGACTGGCAAGCGCGACGATGGTATCTCAGTGACGCCACCGACATGGCGGAGCGACGTCGTCGCCGAGGTGGAGGTGATCGAGGAGGTCGCCCGCCTGCACGGATACGACAAGTTCTCCTCGGAGATCAGGCCGTTCCGACCAGGGAGCGTTCCAGATGCGCCGCTTCATCTTCTCTCGGCGCGTGTTCGGAATGCCTGTGTCGCGGCTGGACTGCTCGAGGTGCGCCCTCTCCCGTTCACCCGCAGCAACGACAAGCGCTCGCTGAAGGTCCGCAACCCACTGGCGGAGGACGAGGCATTTCTTCGACAGGACATTCTCGACACGCTCGCCCGGCGCGCGGAGCTCAACCTCGCGCATATGCAGCGCACGATTCGCCTCTTCGAGATTGGAGCGGTCTTTTTGAGTAACGAAGCGGGCAAGGGAGCGCTGCCCGACGAGCGAATTCATCTCGCGATACTAGTGCTGGGAGATCGACGTCCTCCGCACTTCACCGAGCCGCGTCCGCCCCACTACGACGAGTGGGATGCGAAAGGAATTGCCGAATCGCTCGGCGGGGCTGTGTTTCCCGGTCATGTGATATCGTGCGTGCCGGCGGAAGGCGACGCCCTTTGGACCATCACCGCAGCCGACGTGAAGGTCGGCATTGTTCGGCCCGTGCCTCTCGATGCACCTGCCTGGGCGGCTCCGGCATTCGGAATTGAAATCGACCTCGAGGCACTTTCCGCTTGGCCTGGCCGGATGTATTCGGCGTCTCCAGGCGCGGCTGATCGGCGCTCGGATGGGACCGTCGGCAAACGATCCGGCGACGCGGGTGCACGCGCTGCGCCAGCCGTATCTGCCCCCGCGCGTTTTTACACGCCGATTCCAGCCATGCCAGCGATGGATGTGGACATCGCCCTCATCGTTCCGGATCGGATCGATGCGGGGCAGGTGGAGCGTGTCATCCGCGAGGCGGCGGGAGAGCTACTCGAGCGGCTGGCGCTGTTCGACGAGTTCCGCGGCGCGGGGGTACCGGAGGGGTCGCGTAGTCTCGCCTGGCGATTGACGTTCAGACATCCGGAGCGCACACTACGCGAGCGCGAGATTCAGGGAAGAACGGAAAGGATCGTGAAAGCTCTAGAGGGAGAACTTGGCGTCAGACAGCGAACTGCCTGAATCGGAGGCCGCATTCGCGGACCTCGAAAAACTCGTCCATCATCTGGGCGATGAGCTGGCGTCTTTCCGAAGGCGCGCGCTGCAGGCCGAGGCGAGGGTGAAAGCGCTCGAGGCGTCGCCTGGAGCGACCCGTACCAGCCCGGAGCGAATCGAAAAGCTCGAGCGCGAGAATGCCAGCCTGAAGATGCGGCTCGAGACGGCCCGCGGACGCACCCGGCAGATGCTCGAGCGGGTTCGCTTTCTTCGCCAGCAGCACGAGACCGCCGCCCGATGACCTCCCGAAAGAATGTCGTGAAGGTCACGATACTTGGCGGCGAGTACACTCTCCGCACCGAGACCTCACCGGAGCACGCGCGTGCGGTAGCGGCTTATGTCGACGACACAATCTCAGAGACGATGCAAGGCAGCCAGATGGTCGAGAGCCACAAGGCGGCAATTCTTGCCGCTCTCCGCATCGCCGGCGAGCTTTTCGAGGCGCGGGATGAGGCGGCCCGCCTTACCACGTCGCTGCGCGAGCTGAGTGACGAAATCCGCCCCTGGCTCCCCCCCGCCAAGCGGCACGATTAATTTACCCCCAAGACACGCGACGACTTTTCGGCGCGATTAGGGGCCGCCTGTGGCGCTGCCGCGGGCCTACATAGATCAAGATGACTCAAACAGCGTGGCTTGCCGCGGCTGGCCTCATTCTTTTTGTGGTAGCCTGCGCGGCTTTTTTCTTTGTAGGGCGACGGTTAGGAAAAAAAGGCGAGACGGCCCGACAGGCAGACGCCAGATCCGGCGCTGAGCAGTCGGCGAAGCGCATCCTCGATGAGGCCGCCAGGGAGGCGGAATCGCTGCTCAAGACGGCAGTCCTCACCGGAAAGGAAGAGCTCATAGGGCTGCGCGAGGAATGGGAGCAGGAAGCCCGCAAGCGACGTGAGGAGATCGAGCGCGAGGAGCGCCGTGTCCAGGAACGGGAGTCGCTCCTCAACCGCAAGTACGAGCTCCTCGAGCAACGCGAGAAGGATGGCGCCAAGCAGGCCTCGGCGCTGACCGCGCGTCAGGAGGCAATGGCGGCACGCGAGCAAGAGCTCACCAGGCTCGTCGGTGAAGAGCGACGCCGGCTCGAGCAGCTTGCCGGCCTTACGGCTCAGGAAGCGAAAGCGGAGCTCATCCAACGTCTAGAGGACGAGGCGCAAGCTGATGCTGCGAACAGACTTCGCGACATTCGCGATACCGCGAAACGGAACGCCGACAGAGAGGCAAAAAAGATCATTGCCCTCGCAATTCAGCGCATTGCGGCCGAGCAGACCGCCGAGACGACGGTTTCCGCTGTGTCACTGCCAAATGACGAGATGAAAGGCCGCATCATCGGCCGGGAAGGCCGGAACATCCGCGCGTTCGAGCTCATAACGGGTGTCGACGTGATCATCGACGATACGCCTGACACAGTCGTCGTTTCCTGCTTCGACCCGGTGCGCCGCGAGGTCGCCCGGCTCTCACTCGAAAAGCTCGTTGCCGACGGCCGCATCCATCCTGGCCGAATCGAAGAGGTGGTCAGCAAGTCGCGCCAGGAGGTCGACGCGTCGATCATTGATACTGGAGAACGCGCCGCATACGCGAGCGGAGTTCACGGTCTCCATCCGGAGCTCATCAAGCTGATTGGACGAATGCGCTGGAGAACGAGCTACGGCCAGAATATTCTGTCGCATTCGCAGGAGGTTGCCTGGCTGGCCGGAATAATGGCCGCCGAGCTGGGCCTCGACGTCCCGATGGCGCGCCGCGGCGCACTCCTCCATGACATGGGGAAGGTGCTCACGCACGAGCACGAGGGCACACACGTGCAGCTGGGCGTCGAGATGGCGACTCGCTATGGCGAGCATCCTCTTGTCGTGAACTGCATCGCCGCTCACCATGACGATGTGCCGCATGAGAGCGAGATCTCCGTACTCGTTCAGGCGGCCGACGCAATCTCGGGCTCTCGGCCCGGCGCGCGCCGCGAAGCGTTCGAGACCTACGTGAAGCGTCTCGAGGGACTGGAGAGAATT contains:
- the rny gene encoding ribonuclease Y — translated: MTQTAWLAAAGLILFVVACAAFFFVGRRLGKKGETARQADARSGAEQSAKRILDEAAREAESLLKTAVLTGKEELIGLREEWEQEARKRREEIEREERRVQERESLLNRKYELLEQREKDGAKQASALTARQEAMAAREQELTRLVGEERRRLEQLAGLTAQEAKAELIQRLEDEAQADAANRLRDIRDTAKRNADREAKKIIALAIQRIAAEQTAETTVSAVSLPNDEMKGRIIGREGRNIRAFELITGVDVIIDDTPDTVVVSCFDPVRREVARLSLEKLVADGRIHPGRIEEVVSKSRQEVDASIIDTGERAAYASGVHGLHPELIKLIGRMRWRTSYGQNILSHSQEVAWLAGIMAAELGLDVPMARRGALLHDMGKVLTHEHEGTHVQLGVEMATRYGEHPLVVNCIAAHHDDVPHESEISVLVQAADAISGSRPGARREAFETYVKRLEGLERIASGYRGVEKVFAIQAGREVRVIVTPDDIEENRMPSLSDEIARRIEAELQYPGQIKVVLIRETRSVDFAR
- a CDS encoding cell division protein ZapA, whose translation is MTSRKNVVKVTILGGEYTLRTETSPEHARAVAAYVDDTISETMQGSQMVESHKAAILAALRIAGELFEARDEAARLTTSLRELSDEIRPWLPPAKRHD